In Rhodanobacter denitrificans, a single window of DNA contains:
- a CDS encoding OapA family protein produces the protein MAEEKQGARQTRKQAICRKAQRRHSHFYARCAHWSFNRSGEVEPIRWHRERLVLAGTALLITLLSGFIMPAWASAMRPAPTPEVHSLLPLALPKIAPVSATAATVDDWQVVRVQPGQTLSDIFTARGLGMADLQKVMDAAGGAKTALHSIRPGQEFDFLLGSDGSLKGFRFDQDQASRATVRLDGAQPTVAIQQRDMDLREQVAHGVIRSSLYAAGDQAGMDAAMVGKLADLFKYDIDFVQDLRVGDSFTVIYDDIYRDGVRYGQGNIIAAEFINQGQRYTAYRFKKADGSYGWYSEDGRPIQKSFLRIPVDFTRISSQFTAARMHPILGRMRAHKGVDYAAPSGTPIHAAGDGVIKYHGWERGYGNFVVIQHDRSISTAYGHMSRFVKGQHVGERVRQGEVIGYVGMTGLATGPHLHYEFRVNGVQRNPQTVTLPKPEPLPAVQMARFKAEVVKPQLARLTELDARIKLARANAPANHDS, from the coding sequence ATGGCAGAAGAAAAGCAGGGGGCGCGGCAAACCCGCAAGCAGGCGATCTGTCGCAAGGCACAGCGTCGGCACTCCCATTTCTACGCGCGCTGCGCTCACTGGTCATTCAATCGCTCCGGCGAAGTCGAGCCGATCCGCTGGCACCGCGAGCGCCTGGTGCTCGCCGGCACGGCGCTGCTGATCACCCTGCTGTCCGGTTTCATCATGCCCGCCTGGGCCAGCGCGATGCGGCCGGCACCCACGCCGGAAGTGCATTCACTGCTGCCGCTGGCACTGCCGAAGATCGCGCCGGTCAGCGCCACCGCCGCGACCGTGGACGACTGGCAGGTGGTGCGGGTGCAGCCTGGCCAGACGCTGTCGGACATCTTCACCGCCCGCGGTCTCGGCATGGCCGACCTGCAGAAGGTGATGGACGCCGCCGGGGGCGCCAAGACCGCCCTGCACAGCATTCGCCCGGGCCAGGAGTTCGACTTCCTGCTCGGCAGCGACGGCAGCCTCAAGGGCTTCCGCTTCGACCAGGACCAGGCCAGCCGCGCCACTGTCCGCCTCGACGGCGCGCAGCCCACCGTCGCCATCCAGCAGCGCGATATGGACCTGCGCGAACAGGTGGCGCATGGCGTGATCCGCAGCAGCCTGTACGCCGCCGGCGACCAGGCCGGCATGGATGCGGCAATGGTCGGCAAGCTGGCCGACCTGTTCAAGTACGACATCGACTTCGTGCAGGATCTGCGTGTCGGCGACAGCTTCACGGTGATCTACGACGACATCTACCGCGACGGCGTGCGTTACGGCCAGGGCAACATCATCGCGGCCGAGTTCATCAACCAGGGCCAGCGCTACACCGCCTACCGCTTCAAGAAAGCCGATGGCAGCTACGGCTGGTACAGCGAGGACGGACGGCCGATCCAGAAGTCGTTCCTGCGCATCCCGGTCGACTTCACCCGCATTTCCTCGCAATTCACTGCGGCGCGCATGCACCCGATCCTCGGCCGCATGCGCGCGCACAAGGGCGTCGACTACGCCGCCCCCAGCGGCACCCCGATCCACGCCGCGGGCGACGGCGTGATCAAGTACCACGGCTGGGAGCGCGGCTACGGCAACTTCGTGGTGATCCAGCACGACAGGAGCATCAGCACCGCCTACGGTCACATGTCGCGTTTCGTGAAGGGCCAGCATGTGGGCGAGCGCGTGCGCCAAGGCGAAGTGATCGGCTACGTCGGCATGACCGGCCTGGCTACCGGCCCGCATCTGCATTACGAGTTCCGCGTCAACGGCGTGCAGCGCAATCCGCAGACGGTGACGCTGCCGAAGCCCGAACCGCTGCCGGCCGTGCAGATGGCACGTTTCAAGGCCGAGGTGGTGAAGCCGCAGCTGGCGCGGCTGACCGAGCTGGACGCGCGCATCAAGCTGGCGCGCGCCAACGCCCCCGCCAATCACGACAGTTGA
- a CDS encoding AmpG family muropeptide MFS transporter has translation MPTEPAGRPAKPSVWRAFAQPAAWTMFLFGFSSGLPFLLVAGTLAYWLKENGIKLADITMIASAGMTYAFKFVWAPLLDHWRLPGFARLGQRRGWLLFAQLGVMLGLLAMAALTPVQLVPFVAATLAVAFFGATQDIAVDAYRIEIAPIEAQGALVATYSLGYRIGLLLAGAVALILADHLPWRLVYALMALAMAVPLATTLVAREPEALRIRAAGWRDAMRESVLDPFADFFRRYGWALAGVTLLFLLLFKMPEQATIGGIMSPFYRDMGFSKTEIGTITKIYGIWIGIVGVFLGGAAVARWGAWRPLGVTIVLCGCSNLLYLLLIAHPGNLLVLTLVISGENLTLGMLGPPTVAFLSSLVNRQHTATQYALLSSLVNLPGKLLGFFAGGIASATGYGGYFVITVLAVLPSMLLFAGLWRCFRGEERARAAAEGAT, from the coding sequence ATGCCGACTGAGCCGGCGGGCCGGCCGGCCAAGCCGTCGGTATGGCGGGCATTCGCCCAGCCGGCGGCGTGGACGATGTTCCTGTTCGGCTTCTCCTCCGGCCTGCCGTTCCTGCTGGTGGCCGGCACGCTGGCGTACTGGTTGAAGGAAAACGGCATCAAGCTGGCGGACATCACCATGATCGCCAGCGCCGGCATGACCTACGCGTTCAAGTTCGTGTGGGCGCCGCTGCTCGACCATTGGCGGCTCCCCGGCTTCGCCCGCCTTGGCCAGCGCCGCGGCTGGCTGCTGTTCGCGCAGCTGGGCGTGATGCTCGGGCTGCTGGCGATGGCCGCGCTGACCCCGGTACAGCTGGTGCCGTTCGTCGCCGCCACGCTGGCGGTGGCGTTCTTCGGCGCCACCCAGGACATCGCGGTGGACGCCTACCGCATCGAGATCGCGCCGATCGAGGCGCAGGGCGCGCTGGTCGCCACCTACTCGCTCGGCTACCGCATCGGCCTGCTGCTGGCCGGCGCGGTGGCGCTGATCCTGGCCGACCACCTGCCGTGGCGGCTGGTCTACGCGTTGATGGCGCTGGCGATGGCGGTGCCGCTGGCGACCACGCTGGTCGCGCGCGAGCCGGAGGCGCTGCGGATACGTGCCGCGGGCTGGCGCGACGCGATGCGCGAGAGCGTGCTCGATCCGTTCGCCGATTTCTTCCGCCGCTACGGCTGGGCACTGGCCGGGGTGACGCTGCTGTTCCTGCTGCTGTTCAAGATGCCGGAGCAGGCCACGATCGGCGGCATCATGAGCCCGTTCTACCGCGACATGGGCTTCTCCAAGACCGAGATCGGCACGATCACCAAGATCTACGGGATCTGGATCGGCATCGTCGGCGTGTTCCTCGGTGGCGCGGCGGTGGCGCGCTGGGGCGCATGGCGCCCGCTCGGCGTCACCATCGTGCTGTGCGGCTGCAGCAACCTGCTGTACCTGCTGCTGATCGCCCATCCCGGCAACCTGCTGGTGCTGACCCTGGTGATCTCCGGCGAGAACCTCACGCTCGGCATGCTGGGGCCGCCGACCGTGGCGTTCCTGTCCTCGCTGGTCAACCGCCAGCACACCGCGACCCAGTACGCGCTGCTGAGCTCGCTGGTCAACCTGCCAGGCAAGCTGCTCGGTTTTTTTGCCGGCGGCATCGCCAGCGCCACCGGTTACGGCGGCTACTTCGTCATCACGGTGCTGGCGGTGTTGCCGTCGATGCTGTTGTTCGCCGGCCTGTGGCGCTGCTTCCGCGGCGAGGAGCGTGCACGCGCGGCGGCAGAAGGCGCCACCTAG
- the pyrE gene encoding orotate phosphoribosyltransferase codes for MHDYQRDFIELTLQREVLRFGEFTLKSGRQSPYFFNMGRIDSGAALARLGRAYAAAMVNAGIAVDMLFGPAYKGIALAAATAIALADGHGRDLPWAYNRKEAKDHGEGGVLVGAPLRGRVLIVDDVMTAGTAVRESLELIRAHGATPAGVLIALDRQERGQGERSAAQEVTADYGIPVIAITGLDDVLAYAGEQPRLAAEHARLLTYRERYGVRR; via the coding sequence GTGCACGACTACCAGCGCGACTTCATCGAACTGACCCTGCAGCGCGAGGTGCTGCGCTTCGGCGAGTTCACCCTGAAATCCGGCCGTCAGAGCCCGTACTTCTTCAACATGGGGCGGATCGACTCCGGCGCCGCACTGGCCCGGCTCGGCCGGGCCTACGCCGCCGCCATGGTGAACGCCGGCATCGCCGTCGACATGCTGTTCGGCCCTGCCTACAAGGGCATCGCGCTGGCCGCCGCCACCGCCATCGCGCTGGCCGACGGCCACGGCCGCGACCTGCCGTGGGCATACAACCGCAAGGAGGCGAAGGATCATGGCGAGGGCGGCGTGCTGGTCGGCGCCCCGCTCCGGGGTCGGGTGCTGATCGTCGATGACGTGATGACCGCCGGCACCGCGGTACGCGAATCGCTGGAGCTGATCCGTGCCCACGGCGCCACGCCGGCCGGGGTGCTGATCGCGCTGGACCGGCAGGAGCGCGGCCAGGGCGAACGCTCCGCCGCACAGGAAGTGACCGCCGACTACGGCATCCCGGTGATCGCGATCACCGGCCTCGACGACGTGCTGGCGTATGCCGGCGAGCAGCCGCGTCTGGCCGCCGAACACGCCCGCCTGCTGACCTACCGCGAGCGCTACGGGGTCCGGCGCTGA
- the tyrS gene encoding tyrosine--tRNA ligase yields MSELERALATMARGADEIIKREDLAERLKQGRPLRIKAGFDPTAPDLHLGHTVLLNKMRQFQDLGHQVIFLIGDFTGMIGDPTGKNVTRKPLSRDDVLANAETYAEQVYKVLDREKTELRFNSEWFGKMSAADMIRLAAQHTVARMLERDDFTKRYAAQQPIAIHEFLYPLVQGYDSVALKADVELGGTDQKFNLLMGRALQEHHGQPPQIVLTMPLLEGLDGVNKMSKSLGNYIGISEPAIDIVTKTMKIGDELMWRWFELLSFDVSLDELARMRQDIASGALNPRDAKLRLARELATRFHDAAAAEQAIAGWHAVVRGEGDTSLLPQSDVAVPAEGMRLAALLTAAGLTASNSEANRKLKERAVRIDADVAEDAQRVFHAGFEGVLQVGKRNFVRVRLVPA; encoded by the coding sequence ATGAGCGAGCTTGAACGGGCGTTGGCCACGATGGCGCGTGGCGCTGACGAAATCATCAAGCGGGAAGACCTGGCTGAGCGCCTGAAGCAGGGTCGCCCGTTGCGGATCAAGGCCGGCTTCGATCCGACCGCACCGGATCTGCACCTGGGCCATACGGTGCTGCTGAACAAGATGCGCCAATTCCAGGACCTGGGTCACCAGGTGATTTTCCTGATCGGCGACTTCACCGGCATGATCGGGGACCCCACCGGCAAGAACGTCACCCGCAAGCCGCTCAGCCGCGACGACGTGCTGGCCAACGCCGAGACCTATGCCGAGCAGGTCTACAAGGTGCTCGATCGCGAGAAGACCGAACTGCGCTTCAATTCGGAGTGGTTTGGCAAGATGAGCGCGGCCGACATGATCAGGCTGGCCGCACAGCACACCGTGGCGCGCATGCTCGAGCGTGATGACTTCACCAAGCGTTACGCGGCGCAGCAGCCGATCGCGATCCACGAATTCCTCTATCCGCTGGTGCAGGGCTACGATTCGGTGGCGTTGAAGGCGGACGTGGAGCTGGGCGGCACCGACCAGAAGTTCAACCTGCTGATGGGGCGCGCGCTGCAGGAGCACCATGGCCAGCCGCCGCAGATCGTGCTGACCATGCCCTTGCTCGAAGGCCTGGACGGCGTCAACAAGATGTCCAAGTCGCTGGGCAACTACATCGGCATCAGCGAGCCGGCGATCGACATCGTCACCAAGACCATGAAGATCGGCGACGAGCTGATGTGGCGCTGGTTCGAACTGCTCAGCTTCGACGTGTCGCTGGACGAGCTGGCACGCATGAGGCAAGACATCGCCAGCGGCGCCCTCAACCCGCGCGACGCCAAGCTGCGTCTCGCGCGCGAGCTGGCCACGCGCTTTCACGACGCAGCCGCTGCCGAGCAAGCCATCGCCGGCTGGCATGCGGTCGTGCGCGGCGAGGGCGATACTTCGCTGCTGCCGCAGTCCGATGTCGCGGTGCCGGCCGAGGGGATGCGCCTGGCCGCCCTGCTGACCGCTGCCGGGCTCACTGCGAGCAACTCCGAGGCGAATCGCAAGTTGAAGGAGCGTGCCGTGCGCATCGATGCCGACGTGGCGGAGGACGCGCAGCGCGTCTTCCACGCCGGTTTCGAGGGCGTACTGCAGGTCGGCAAACGCAACTTTGTCCGCGTGAGGCTCGTGCCCGCCTGA
- a CDS encoding phosphomannomutase/phosphoglucomutase, giving the protein MALNIANERLRNLRVDWRDLLPLAGGTALLLLGLFCAWQTWLIADEGNAVRRVHLAQDEAVRALAAEIASQRGAVEKVLASVDPATLMSDPAQSAAALRRQLPQAKKLELYSGELTEVLKANYREFGYAKAAQLMAAQSAEGLPLAQSVSYGNGDRRLSLVIPLGPPQRAQAWAWVELPFAPLRQRFDAISPAGGRLDLRQGDDRGYVQLLSHGTRSAEAEATGKPVAGSVFSVGAGLPGAFIVLPRWWLLSGLLALLGLGGGGYLLRLRQRWKALPEVEEPEVPLPARQTAPARAKPPEPPEPPAAAPVVGVDPSIFRAYDVRGVVGKTLNKEVAHALGQSIGTLMVEKGLREIVVGRDGRLSGPELAAALADGLREAGVDVIDIGAVPTPVVYYATYRFNTGCGVAVTGSHNPPDYNGFKIVVGGQTLAEGAIQDLYQRIAGGALASGGGGGLRQVDVAPDYIEKIIADVLAERRLKVVVDCGNGIPGAIAPQVLEGVGCEVVPLYCDVDGSFPNHHPDPSDPHNLEDLIIAVRQTGADLGLAFDGDGDRLGVVTRSGEIVYPDRLLMLFARDVLSRQPGATVIYDVKCTSHLKGQILDAGGSPLMWRTGHSLIKAKMRETQAELAGEMSGHFFFKERWYGFDDGIYAAARLLEILAGDLQGRSAEQIFATLPKSVSTPELKVELAEGEHYRFMDQLRQQASFEDASLITIDGVRADWPDGWGLVRASNTTPVLVLRFEADDPVALKRIQQLFRRQLLAVNPGLKLPF; this is encoded by the coding sequence ATGGCGTTGAACATCGCGAACGAACGGCTGCGCAACCTGCGCGTCGACTGGCGGGACTTGCTGCCGCTGGCTGGCGGCACCGCGCTGCTGCTGCTGGGACTGTTCTGCGCCTGGCAGACCTGGCTGATTGCCGACGAGGGCAATGCGGTCCGCCGCGTGCACCTGGCCCAGGATGAGGCCGTCCGCGCGCTGGCCGCAGAAATCGCCAGCCAGCGCGGCGCGGTCGAAAAGGTGCTGGCCAGCGTCGATCCGGCGACCTTGATGAGCGACCCGGCGCAATCTGCCGCGGCGCTGCGCCGGCAGTTGCCGCAGGCGAAGAAGCTGGAGTTGTACAGCGGCGAACTCACCGAGGTGCTCAAGGCCAATTACCGGGAGTTCGGCTACGCCAAGGCGGCCCAGTTGATGGCTGCGCAGAGCGCGGAGGGGTTGCCGCTGGCCCAGAGCGTCTCTTACGGCAACGGCGATCGCCGGCTAAGCCTGGTGATCCCGCTGGGGCCGCCGCAGCGGGCCCAGGCGTGGGCCTGGGTCGAATTGCCGTTCGCGCCGCTGCGGCAGCGCTTCGACGCGATCTCGCCGGCCGGCGGCCGGCTCGACCTGCGCCAGGGCGACGATCGCGGCTACGTGCAATTGCTCTCGCACGGCACCCGTTCGGCCGAAGCCGAAGCCACCGGCAAGCCGGTCGCCGGCAGCGTGTTCAGTGTCGGTGCCGGCCTGCCCGGCGCCTTCATCGTGCTGCCGCGCTGGTGGCTGCTCAGCGGCCTGCTGGCCCTGCTCGGCCTCGGCGGCGGCGGCTATCTGCTGCGCCTGCGCCAGCGCTGGAAAGCGCTGCCGGAGGTCGAGGAACCGGAGGTGCCGCTGCCCGCGCGGCAGACCGCTCCGGCCCGGGCCAAGCCGCCGGAGCCGCCGGAGCCGCCCGCGGCCGCGCCGGTGGTCGGCGTGGACCCGAGCATCTTCCGCGCCTACGACGTGCGCGGCGTGGTCGGCAAGACGCTGAACAAGGAGGTGGCGCATGCGCTCGGCCAGTCGATCGGCACGCTGATGGTCGAAAAGGGCCTGCGCGAGATCGTGGTCGGTCGCGACGGCCGGCTGTCCGGGCCGGAGCTGGCTGCGGCGCTGGCCGATGGGCTGCGCGAAGCCGGCGTCGACGTGATCGACATCGGTGCGGTGCCGACGCCGGTGGTGTACTACGCCACCTATCGCTTCAACACCGGCTGCGGCGTGGCGGTCACCGGCAGCCACAACCCGCCGGACTACAACGGCTTCAAGATCGTGGTCGGCGGGCAGACGCTGGCCGAAGGCGCGATCCAGGACCTGTACCAGCGCATCGCCGGCGGTGCGCTGGCCAGCGGCGGCGGCGGTGGCCTGCGCCAGGTCGACGTGGCCCCGGACTACATCGAGAAGATCATCGCGGACGTGCTCGCCGAGCGCCGCCTGAAGGTGGTGGTCGACTGCGGCAACGGCATTCCCGGCGCGATCGCGCCACAGGTGCTGGAAGGTGTCGGCTGCGAGGTGGTGCCGCTGTACTGCGACGTCGATGGCAGCTTCCCGAACCATCACCCGGACCCGTCCGACCCGCACAACCTGGAGGACCTGATCATCGCCGTGCGGCAGACCGGCGCCGACCTGGGCCTGGCCTTCGACGGCGATGGCGACCGCCTCGGCGTGGTCACCCGTAGCGGTGAAATCGTCTACCCGGACCGCCTGCTGATGCTGTTCGCGCGCGACGTGCTGTCGCGCCAGCCCGGCGCTACGGTGATCTACGACGTGAAATGCACCAGCCATCTGAAGGGGCAGATCCTGGACGCCGGCGGCAGCCCGCTGATGTGGCGCACCGGGCACTCGCTGATCAAGGCGAAGATGCGCGAGACCCAGGCCGAGCTGGCCGGCGAGATGAGCGGGCACTTCTTCTTCAAGGAGCGCTGGTACGGCTTCGACGACGGCATCTACGCCGCCGCGCGGCTGCTGGAGATCCTCGCCGGCGACCTGCAGGGACGCAGCGCCGAGCAGATCTTCGCCACCCTGCCGAAGAGTGTCTCCACGCCGGAGCTGAAAGTGGAACTGGCCGAGGGCGAGCACTATCGCTTCATGGACCAGCTGCGTCAGCAAGCCAGCTTCGAGGACGCCAGCCTGATCACCATCGACGGCGTACGCGCGGACTGGCCGGACGGCTGGGGGCTGGTGCGCGCGTCGAACACCACGCCAGTGCTGGTGTTGCGCTTTGAGGCGGACGACCCGGTGGCGTTGAAGCGGATCCAGCAGCTGTTCCGCCGGCAGTTGCTGGCCGTCAATCCGGGCTTGAAGCTGCCCTTCTAG
- a CDS encoding anhydro-N-acetylmuramic acid kinase: MDDASALYIGLISGTSADGIDAVLAGFKRGVPQLHASYSHPWPEDLRKRMLALAQGEATLDLDAFGRLDVQIGHCFADAALQLLERSSTPATRVRAIGSHGQTLRHRPAGAYPFTLQLGDPSVIAERCGIDVVADFRRTDVAAGGQGAPLLPALHAMLLARPGHTRVVLNLGGIANITVLGVDGRVLGFDTGPANGLLDAWCLRQRGEPFDRDGAYAAAGRLDPNLLDTLLADPYFALPPPKSTGREYFHLDWLSAHAPLAALDPADVQATLLELTARSVALAIAQHAPDANEVLACGGGVHNTALMRRLSVLLAPRVLQGTSRYGIDPDFLEATAFAWLARQRLLGLPGNLPAVTGARGPRVLGAIYSAPTVRPA, translated from the coding sequence GTGGACGACGCCTCGGCGCTCTATATCGGGCTGATCTCCGGCACCAGCGCCGACGGCATCGACGCCGTACTGGCCGGCTTCAAGCGTGGCGTACCGCAGCTGCACGCCAGTTACTCGCATCCCTGGCCGGAGGATCTGCGCAAGCGGATGCTCGCCCTGGCCCAAGGCGAAGCCACGCTCGACCTGGATGCATTTGGACGGCTGGACGTCCAGATTGGCCACTGCTTCGCCGACGCCGCGCTGCAACTGCTCGAACGCAGCAGCACGCCCGCGACGCGCGTCCGCGCGATCGGCTCGCACGGCCAGACGCTGCGCCACCGGCCCGCCGGCGCCTACCCGTTCACCCTGCAGCTGGGCGACCCCAGCGTGATCGCCGAACGCTGCGGCATCGACGTGGTGGCGGACTTCCGCCGCACCGACGTCGCCGCCGGCGGGCAGGGTGCGCCGCTGCTGCCGGCGCTGCACGCGATGCTGCTGGCGCGGCCGGGACACACCCGGGTGGTGCTCAACCTGGGCGGCATCGCCAATATCACCGTGCTCGGCGTCGACGGCCGCGTGCTCGGTTTCGATACCGGTCCGGCCAACGGCCTGCTCGACGCCTGGTGCTTGCGCCAGCGCGGCGAGCCGTTCGACCGCGATGGTGCCTATGCTGCCGCCGGCCGCCTCGACCCCAACCTGCTCGACACCCTGCTGGCCGATCCCTATTTCGCGCTGCCGCCGCCGAAGAGTACCGGCCGCGAATATTTCCACCTGGACTGGCTGAGCGCACATGCACCACTCGCCGCGCTGGACCCCGCCGACGTACAGGCGACCCTGCTGGAACTCACCGCACGCAGTGTTGCCCTGGCGATCGCGCAGCACGCGCCGGATGCGAACGAAGTGCTGGCCTGCGGCGGCGGCGTGCACAACACCGCGCTGATGCGGCGGCTGAGCGTGCTGCTGGCGCCGCGCGTGCTGCAGGGCACCTCGCGTTACGGCATCGACCCGGACTTCCTCGAAGCCACCGCGTTCGCCTGGCTGGCACGGCAGCGTCTGCTCGGCCTGCCCGGCAACCTGCCGGCGGTCACCGGCGCGCGTGGCCCGCGGGTGCTGGGCGCGATCTATTCCGCGCCGACCGTGCGCCCGGCATAG
- a CDS encoding exodeoxyribonuclease III — translation MRIVSLNANGIRSAATKGVFDWLRRQRADVVCLQETKAQEDQLADPMFRPDGHHCFYRDASSKKGYSGVAIYARREPDQVLTELGWDEFDDEGRYIEARFGKLSVVSLYFPSGSSGDERQQFKFKAMEWITPIFDKWLKSGRDYVICGDWNIVHTKNDIKNWSSNQKNSGCLPDERAWLDLLFHERGWVDSFRAIKPDTVEYTWWSNRGRARENNVGWRIDYQVVSPGLRERLKACSIYRDERFSDHAPYTVDYAD, via the coding sequence ATGCGCATCGTCAGTCTCAATGCCAACGGCATCCGTTCGGCCGCGACCAAGGGCGTGTTCGACTGGTTGCGCCGGCAGCGAGCCGACGTGGTCTGCCTGCAGGAAACCAAGGCGCAGGAAGACCAGCTCGCCGACCCGATGTTCCGCCCCGACGGCCATCACTGCTTCTACCGCGACGCCAGCAGCAAGAAGGGCTACAGCGGCGTGGCGATCTATGCCAGGCGCGAGCCCGACCAAGTGCTGACCGAACTGGGCTGGGACGAGTTCGACGACGAGGGCCGCTACATCGAGGCACGTTTCGGCAAGCTCAGCGTGGTCTCGCTGTACTTCCCGTCCGGTTCCTCCGGTGACGAGCGCCAGCAGTTCAAATTCAAGGCGATGGAGTGGATCACGCCGATCTTCGACAAGTGGCTGAAGAGCGGCCGCGACTACGTGATCTGCGGCGACTGGAACATCGTGCACACGAAGAACGACATCAAGAACTGGAGCTCGAACCAGAAGAATTCCGGCTGTCTGCCGGACGAGCGCGCCTGGCTGGACCTGCTGTTCCACGAGCGCGGCTGGGTGGACAGCTTTCGCGCGATCAAGCCGGACACGGTCGAATACACCTGGTGGTCCAACCGCGGCCGCGCCCGCGAAAACAATGTCGGGTGGCGGATCGACTACCAGGTGGTCTCGCCGGGCCTGCGCGAACGCCTGAAGGCCTGCTCGATCTATCGCGACGAACGCTTCTCCGACCACGCGCCGTACACCGTCGACTATGCCGACTGA
- a CDS encoding DUF4124 domain-containing protein — protein MRKSLLVIAAVVLAASLSAYAQNTGNIRYKWYDAQGLVHFSDSLTAEAMKYGYDLVNDRGLVVQRVPRQLTAAERVAANKLAAEQAAQKRAAQERANADAQMLAAYPDEESYRISLQQTLDTIDQQIHTSQINLRSQEKALTDLLGRAADLENAKNPVPKFLADSIAQQRNVVATLRDTLSRQQTLRSDTERQQVGQLAHYREVRTAQGQAAE, from the coding sequence ATGCGCAAATCATTGCTCGTCATCGCTGCTGTCGTGCTGGCCGCGAGCCTGTCGGCGTACGCCCAGAACACCGGCAACATCCGCTACAAATGGTACGACGCTCAAGGCCTGGTGCACTTCAGCGACAGCCTGACCGCCGAAGCGATGAAGTACGGTTACGACCTGGTCAACGACCGCGGCTTGGTGGTGCAGCGCGTGCCGCGCCAGCTGACCGCTGCCGAACGCGTCGCCGCCAACAAGCTGGCGGCCGAACAGGCGGCCCAGAAGCGCGCCGCGCAGGAGCGTGCAAACGCCGATGCGCAGATGTTGGCGGCCTACCCGGACGAGGAGTCCTACCGGATTTCGCTGCAGCAGACGCTGGACACCATCGACCAGCAGATCCATACCTCCCAGATCAACCTGCGCAGCCAGGAGAAGGCGCTGACCGACCTGCTCGGCCGGGCGGCCGACCTCGAGAACGCCAAGAACCCGGTGCCGAAGTTTCTGGCCGACAGCATCGCGCAGCAGCGCAACGTGGTGGCCACGCTGCGCGACACGCTGAGCCGCCAGCAGACCCTGCGCAGCGATACCGAGCGGCAGCAGGTCGGCCAACTGGCGCACTACCGCGAGGTCAGGACGGCGCAGGGGCAGGCGGCGGAGTAG
- the dut gene encoding dUTP diphosphatase, translated as MIDVELKILDPRLGDSIPLPQAATPGSAGMDLRAALAQPLTLAPGESALVPSGMAIHIGDPGWCALVVPRSGLGHKHGLVMGNLVGVIDADYQGPLMISCWNRGSQPYTIAVGDRIAQLLLVPVAQARWNVVADFAPSERGGGGFGSTGIE; from the coding sequence ATGATTGACGTCGAGCTGAAGATCCTCGACCCGCGCCTGGGTGACAGCATTCCGCTGCCACAGGCCGCCACGCCGGGCAGCGCCGGCATGGACCTGCGCGCCGCGCTGGCGCAGCCGCTGACCCTGGCGCCGGGCGAAAGCGCACTGGTGCCCAGCGGAATGGCGATCCACATCGGCGATCCGGGCTGGTGTGCGCTGGTGGTGCCGCGCTCCGGGCTGGGCCACAAGCATGGCCTGGTGATGGGCAACCTGGTCGGGGTGATCGACGCCGACTACCAGGGTCCGCTGATGATTTCGTGCTGGAACCGCGGCAGCCAGCCGTACACCATCGCGGTGGGCGACCGCATCGCCCAGCTGCTGCTGGTGCCGGTGGCGCAGGCACGATGGAACGTGGTGGCCGATTTCGCGCCGAGCGAGCGCGGCGGTGGCGGGTTCGGCTCGACCGGTATCGAATGA